The Oleiphilus messinensis DNA segment ACTAAGCCTGAAATCAAGGCAGCTGTAGAACAGCTTTACAATGTAAAAGTTGATTCTGTGAGTGTTTTGAATCAGAAAGGCAAAACCAAACGCACTGTTCGTGGTCTGGGTAAGCGAAAGTCTGTACGTAAAGCGTACGTTAGCTTGTCAGAAGGTCATGAAATCGAGTTGCTGGACGTAGAATAATAGGGGATTGATCAATGCCTATAGTTAAAGCGAAACCTACCTCAGCAGGGCGTAGACACGTTATTAAGGTTGTCAATCCTGATCTTCATAAGGGACGTCCGCACAACGCGCTGGTAGAAAAAAAGTCAAAATCTGGTGGTCGTAACAATAACGGTCGTATCACTACTCGTCACGTTGGTGGTGGTCACAAGCAAAAATACCGTGTTATTGACTTCAAACGAAACAAAGATGGTATTCCAGCAATCGTAGAGCGCCTGGAGTATGATCCAAATAGATCTGCAAACATTGCACTTTTGAAATATGCAGATGGTGAGCGTCGTTACATTATTGCCCCTAAGGGTGTT contains these protein-coding regions:
- the rplW gene encoding 50S ribosomal protein L23 yields the protein MSQERIYKVLLGRHLSEKAAIAQENGQVVFRVAPDATKPEIKAAVEQLYNVKVDSVSVLNQKGKTKRTVRGLGKRKSVRKAYVSLSEGHEIELLDVE